In Solanum lycopersicum chromosome 5, SLM_r2.1, the following are encoded in one genomic region:
- the RAV2 gene encoding transcription factor RELATED TO ABI3/VP1 2, giving the protein MEGSISSIDQESTTSDSLSIAPAASSSTMIKSSTTIKLPPESGLCRMGSGTSVIIDAENGVEAESRKLPSSRYKGVVPQPNGRWGAQIYEKHQRVWLGTFNEENEAARAYDIAAQRFRGRDAVTNFKPLLENQESDDMEIAFLNSHSKAEIVDMLRKHTYIDELEQSKRLFGFTKDGMIKRKDGLVISSFFGSTNDKVNCKAREQLFEKVVTPSDVGKLNRLVIPKQHAEKHFPLQNGNNSKGVLLNFEDLNGKVWRFRYSYWNSSQSYVLTKGWSRFVKEKNLKAGDIVSFQRSTSGDKQLYIDFKAKNVGNTSMVVTNQVQAQVQVPLVQMVRLFGVNICKVPANVSNVVIDNNNNNNNNNMTSWGGGKRRMEMELLTFESCRKKQRVIIDAL; this is encoded by the coding sequence atggaaggaaGTATTAGTAGCATAGATCAAGAGAGTACTACTAGTGACTCTCTCTCCATTGCTCCGGCCGCGTCGTCATCGACGATGATTAAATCGTCGACGACGATAAAACTGCCGCCGGAGAGTGGTCTTTGCCGGATGGGGAGTGGAACAAGTGTGATAATTGATGCTGAAAATGGTGTTGAAGCTGAATCAAGAAAACTCCCATCTTCAAGGTACAAAGGTGTGGTCCCACAACCAAATGGTCGTTGGGGCGCACAAATCTATGAAAAGCATCAGAGGGTATGGTTAGGCACATTCAACGAGGAAAATGAAGCCGCTAGGGCTTATGACATCGCGGCCCAGAGATTCAGGGGCCGCGACGCTGTAACTAATTTCAAACCCTTGCTTGAGAATCAAGAAAGCGATGACATGGAAATCGCTTTCTTGAATTCACATTCCAAGGCGGAGATCGTTGACATGTTACGTAAACATACGTATATCGATGAGTTGGAACAAAGCAAGAGATTGTTTGGATTTACTAAAGACGGTATGATAAAAAGGAAAGATGGACTAGTAATTAGTTCGTTCTTTGGTAGTACAAATGATAAAGTCAATTGCAAAGCGCGTGAACAGCTATTTGAAAAAGTTGTTACACCAAGTGACGTTGGGAAACTTAATAGGCTTGTGATACCAAAACAACATgctgaaaaacattttccattaCAAAATGGAAATAATTCTAAAGGGGTTTTGTTGAATTTCGAAGATTTAAATGGTAAAGTATGGAGATTTAGGTATTCGTATTGGAATAGTAGTCAAAGTTATGTTCTAACAAAAGGATGGAGTCGTTTCGTTAAGGAAAAAAACTTGAAGGCCGGTGATATTGTGAGTTTTCAACGATCTACAAGTGGagataaacaattatatatcGATTTTAAGGCTAAAAATGTGGGGAATACTAGTATGGTTGTTACGAATCAAGTTCAGGCTCAGGTTCAAGTTCCACTGGTACAAATGGTGAGATTGTTCGGAGTTAATATATGCAAGGTACCCGCGAATGTAAGTAATGTTGTTAtcgataacaataacaataacaataataataacatgacTAGTTGGGGTGGGGGCAAAAGGAGGATGGAGATGGAATTGTTGACATTTGAGTCATGTAGAAAGAAACAAAGGGTTATTATTGATGCTTTGTAA